The following coding sequences are from one Rattus norvegicus strain BN/NHsdMcwi chromosome 11, GRCr8, whole genome shotgun sequence window:
- the Vgll3 gene encoding vestigial-like family member 3 isoform 2 (isoform 2 is encoded by transcript variant 2), whose product MGLTPLWRDSSALSSQRSNFPTSFWTSSYQPPPAPCLGGVHPDFQVTAPHGTFTTADPNSWPGHGLHQTGPAPPPTASESWHYPLASQVSPSYSHMHDMYMRHHHPHAHMHHRHHHHHHHPTAGSALDPAYGHLLMPSVRAARIPAPQCDITKTDLTTATTATSAWAGAFHGTVDIVPSVGFETGLQHQDKSKESTWY is encoded by the exons ACAGCTCAGCTCTTTCAAGCCAGCGGAGTAATTTTCCAACTTCCTTTTGGACCAGCTCTTACCAGCCCCCACCGGCACCTTGTTTGGGGGGAGTTCATCCTGACTTCCAAGTCACTGCACCCCACGGCACCTTTACAACAGCAGACCCCAACTCTTGGCCAGGACATGGTCTGCATCAGACtggccctgccccaccccctacTGCATCTGAGTCTTGGCACTATCCTCTGGCATCTCAGGTGAGCCCATCCTACAGCCACATGCATGACATGTACATGCGGCATCACCATCCTCATGCTCACAtgcaccaccgccaccaccaccatcaccaccacccaacTGCTGGCTCTGCCCTGGATCCCGCGTATGGGCACCTGCTGATGCCATCAGTGCGTGCTGCCAGGATTCCTGCTCCCCAGTGTGACATCACAAAGACAGATCTGACTACAGCCACCACTGCTACCTCAGCATGGGCCGGAGCCTTTCATGGGACAGTGGACATCGTGCCAAGTGTGGGCTTCGAAACAG GTCTTCAGCATCAGGACAAGAGCAAAGAGTCAACTTGGTACTGA